The Daphnia carinata strain CSIRO-1 chromosome 1, CSIRO_AGI_Dcar_HiC_V3, whole genome shotgun sequence sequence aaaaatcaatttaccAGTTCACCAACTTGAGTGGAAAAATGTTCAATGAGGCTGTTTTAGAAGAATTTATTAAGGCCGATCCTGGCACCAACGTCCCACTGATGGATAAGGAACACCTTATTAAACCAATTCAGATGAAGATTGTCAATGGCAAGGTAAAAGAATATTTGCAGTTTTAAATTTGAAGATGATAAATTCTTCTGTCATTGTAGATTGAATATGTTGCCATCAGCAAGTCGGAACCTCTGTGGACCGTCAATTTCAAGCGCGCCGTAGCCGCTCAACTGCAACTGCAGCTCGATGGAGCTTCTGGTGTCTTCCACAAAGAAGAACACGGTGCCTACTACGCCGAGAATACCGTCTACTACACAATGGAGGTAATTTGGAATGCTTTTTAGTCGTTTTTACTCAGCATTTAACTATGAAAATATTCCATTTCAGGGTTGTACCAGTGGTGAATGTCAGACCTGGTATCACATTAGCCGCATCCCCAAGCAGCAGTTGGTTTCCAATCCGCAATTGCTGGCTGTACCTGAGCTCTGCGAGGGTTTCCCTGTTTACGAAATCGTCAAGAACCGTGATTTTGACAAATGCCAAAACCTGCCCGTGTTTAACTATATCAGCACACCTGGTATGCAGTGCGACGTCACTAGCGGCGCAAGCTGTCAGAACGAGTGGGCGGTAGGTGATCAATTTGCTTAATGTGTATTCAAAATTTGTATTATTCATgattttcatccttttttgttattagcATGTGGACCTTGTTAGGATTCTCGGTTGCAAAATCAACGAAGAAACTTTTATCGTTCAACGCATCAAGACCATGGATCGCTTGGTTACCAAGCCTCTTGCTTATGAAACTGAGGCCCTTGAAGGTTTGACCATTCAGAAAATCGAGTTGGTGGACATCAAGAACCAGAAAAGCGATCATACCATGATGAAGATGCCCGCTGATATCCAACACTACAAATCCTTGACTTACGCTTACGATGAAGAGCATGCTACGGAAGGTTCCCGTATGAGCCAACCAGGTCTTCGTGATATTAACACTCCGTTGGTGATGGATGTTGGTAACGAAAAAGCTATCGAGGAAGCTGATCGCCTCTTGTCGGAGATCCTTCGTGATATTGAAGGCACCGAATACTACACTGATCCCAGTGGCAAGTTTGTCGCTGATAAAATCGAAATGATGCGTAAAGCCATCTCCAACTTGGAGTACCCTGAGCTTTTCGCCTTTGTTTCCAAACATTTGAGCAAGGAAAGTGACGAATGGAGCCCCGTCAGGTAAGATTacttaaaaatgtaaaatcaaTTTCGTCAAGTAAATTTCACTTCATTCGTGCAGCCAAGTGATGTTGGATGCTTTGGTCATTGCTGGCACCAACCCATCTTTGATGGTCGTCCGCGAATGGATCCTCAAGGGCCGTCTTCAAGGCGAACAGGCCGTCCTTTCTATATCCACGCTTCCTGCTACCGTCAAGACCCCCACGAAGCAGCTTTTGATCAACTTAATTGTAATagaaatttttacatttttttcttattcatatTACACAATCTGGTTATTTTGTCAATAGGAATTGATGAAATCTGAAGTGGTCGCCAGCAACAGAGACTTGAAATTTGCCACAGCCTTGTCCGTTTCACGTCTCGTCTACCAGGCTTGTGTCAACAGCACTACGAGCACAAATTTGTTCCCCAAGATGATTATGGGCGAATTTTGCTCCGTTCGCGACCCACTGGTGACTCGCCAGTTGGTTCCTTGGCTCAACGAGCAGCTGAAGAAGGCTAACGATGACATTGAGCGCATCGCGATGATGGCCGCTTTGGGTAACATCGGTCACGAAGTTATTCTGCCTTCCATCTTGCCCCACATCAGCAGCTGCGAGCCCAGCAGCCACTTTGAAGCCGAATGGTACGAACGCCATCGCCGCTCCATGCGCGACGACGAAGAGCCGATGATGAAGAAAGAATGGAGAAAGAAGTGGCTGGCCTACAAGAAGAAGCATCACAATAAGGATGCCTCCGTCGAAGAATTGTTGGACCAATTCGAAGAAGAACTTCGCAGTGAGATGGAGGAGGAAAAGGCTGGTAAAAGCCATAAGAAGACTCACAGGCCAgaacataaaaaagagaacaagaaaGATAACAAGAAATCGGCCAAGTTGAGCAAGaaggatgaaaagaaagaacgaaaagcTGCCAAGAAGGATGAGAAAGAGTATGAAGAATTAGAGGAAAATATCAAGATGGACGAGAAGGAGGACAAGGAAGCCTTCAAATCCgccaaaaaggaagaaaaagatgaattcAAATCAGGCAAAAAAGATGAGAAGAAGGAAATCAAATCCATggtgaaagaagagaaacaggaaatgaaaaagatgaaatcCGAAATCAAGACTGAAAAATCCAAGGAAAAGGAATTCGAACTGTTTAATGAATTCACTGACGAGGAAGACGTTGTTACCGATTTTGAAGAAGCtgtcgaagaagaagaggattcGCTATCGATGGAGGATGTTGAAGACAGGGCTGCCTGCAACATTCTCCGCACCAAAGCCATCTATGCCCTCAGCACCATGGCCGTCAACAAGGAGGAGATCGTCTCCAAGATTTTGATGCCCATCTACTTCAACAAAGCCGAAGAAACCGAGATCCGTTTGGCCGCTCTGTCTCTGCTCTTCATCAGCAACCCTCCCGTCGCTTTCTGGGAACGCGTTGCCTTGAGCACCTGGGTCGAGCCCAACGACCAAGTCTCCCACTACATCTACACCACCATCGCCAGCTTGGTCAGCAACAAGGACCCCAAGCGCCGCGACATTACTCAACGTGCCGAGGCCGTTTTGCCCATGATGAAGCCCATGCGCTGGACTTCTTTCGTCTCTTCCAACTACTTGAAGGCCGGTTACGAGGAGAAGAGCCGTCTCGGTTACATCACCAAGACCGTCAACTTCCCCGGATACGAATccttcattccctctaaccaCTACAATAGTTTGTACCTCACTTTTGGTCCTTGGTTCACTCGTCTGTTTGACGTTTCCATCAACAGCAAGCAGCCAGAGAAGTTCCTTGACAAATTTTTGGGCAAAACTTTCCTCCGTGGAAAATCCGACAAGGACGAGTCGCTGCACACTCATCCCGATCTAGAGAAAATccaaaaagaactgaaaattGAAGCTCGTGCCACCGGTCAACCCGAAATTTTCATCTACGTCAACTTCATGGACAATTACCAACGATTCTTGGCCATCACTCCTTTGACCATTGAGAAAATGGCGGAGAAATTGATCCGCAGCAGTGTTGAACGTAGTGTTAAGAGCGAATCTTCCTTCAGCGTACACAAAGTATTGCCCATGATCGATGTTTTCGTGCGCGTCCCATCAGCCATGGGTCTCGCATATTCAGGCATCGCCCAAGTCCGTCTCTTTGCCTCCGTCAAGACCAATATTCGCACCAATGTTGACTTCAAATCGATGAAAACTTTGAAGGCTCAGACCGAAGGTACCATCATGCCCGTCTTCAATTTGGATATCTGCAACAAAATCACCCTTGAGATGCCTTTCAGCCACTCATATCCGACTGCTGGTGTTCATGTTGAAATGATCGCTGCTATGCCTGGTCGTTTCTCCATCATTGCCGATATGGACAAAGCCAATATTGAGACCACCTGGGAATTTTTGGGTAGCAAATTGCGTCTGGCCCGCCATGCCGTTATCCCATACACCACCATCCGCAAACTGGGTGATTACACTCCGTCTTTGCTCCTACCTGAAACCAAACCCATCATGCTTCTGAACAAACCTTTGCAGGTATTTTATTACTCGTTTTCATGAATATCAAAGTGTCATAAACTAAcgattttattttccattaaGACTGAAACTTCTTTCGGTGGACAAGCATTGGGCTTGAACATGTTGTTGACTGAACGCGGTGATGTTCAGGCGTTGCGAGCCCCCAACGCTTACAACCAAGATTGGTTCGGTTACTTGCTCTTCAGCGCTCTGCCATCCACTCTTCGCTATCACGAGACCAACCTCTTTTTGGACCAGGCAAAATCTGAGACCAAGATCATCAAAAGCTCTTTCTCCATTGGTAAAGTCATCGTAAAATATctatgaaaaataattttattcacTTTGACATGAAATACGTCCTCCTGCTCTAGCTGTTAAACAGGGTGAAGACGTCAACTCTGAGCTgctagaagaagaagaacgtgaAAACAAGGGTctaatgaagaagatgaaaaaggTTGATGAAAGAGACGTCTTCGAGGAATTCGGTAGAAAAGAACGCAAATTCCAGGAACTTTTCAGTCAGATGGCAGAGCCTGTTGGCTATTCTCTCGATATGGCCGTTGAGTTAGTTGGCAGTGCCAGACCCCGTGTTTTCGGTACCTCACTTTCTTACGGAGTTGGAGATTACGGTCGATCACACCGCGGTAGCCTCAAGGTGGAGAAACGCTTCCATTCGGAGATGGGagaaaactttgttttgtgtgtCGATGTTGACGCCAAACTTCCCAGGCCGTCTGTAGTCCGTCGCGAAGAATTCTTGCGTGATGATATTTCACGCACATCTTCCATCAAGATTGGTTTCGGCAAATCTTGCACTGACGATCGCAAAATCATCATTAACGTAATTCCCCTatataaacaaaagaatattCGTAAAAAATTATGGTGATTAAACTATTGTACACGTTTTTAGGCTCAAATGGCCCGCAGTGAGGACGAAATTCCTTCAACCATCCAATCCAAGATGCAGGAGCGTGAATGCGCTAAGCAAGAACTTTTCGGACGTGGGGTTAGCGAAGAGTGCTTGTCTACTCGCCGCTTGGCTTCGATCCTGAACAAGGGAGTTATGACCATCGACTACAACGAGGTTTttaagagaatttttttttgtcctaaTTTTCAATGCAAAGAATTTGAACTAATTTTCAAATGTAGATGCCCGGATTCGTGCGCAACGTGACTACCAAGGCGAGCAACCTTTTCCGCCGCTGGATGGGCGAACACATGTCGGACAACCAGGTGGACGTTAAGAATACGGCCAACCAGATCCGCATTGAAAGCGTTTACTATCCAATCATTGGTTCCATGGATCTGCGTGTCTACAAACCTGAATCGAATACATTCTACCACGGCATCAATATCCATCCTTTGGCCGAAGCCGTCCTGCCCTTCAATCCTCGTCTTACCGCTTTCCGCGCTGTTTATGGTGGTCCAGGTCTCTGCATGGTTGATCGCGATTCCGTTACTACCTACGATGGCCTCACCTACAATACTTCTATCGAAGGCTGCGATCAGCTCATCACCAAGGACTGTTCCGGTCGCTACAAAATGGCTGTTTTGGCTCGTGAAGAAAAGAACGCAAAAGTAAGCGTCGTTTTAAATGCCGAatgttgaaaattgttttaaagcatggaatttttgtttgtatatTTTCTTAGGTTGTGACTGTGTACTTGAACCGTGAAAAGATCGAGATCAACCCCGCTCAAAAGAAGGCCAAGATCAATGAAGTGGAACACGTCTTTAACGACGTTTCCCGCGTTTACCAGGTCAGGGATGTGGATCAGAACATTATTGCCCTTATCCGCGTGACCAGTGACGGATTTATGGAAGTGGATTCACCAAGCCATATGATCCGCGTAACTGCAAGTGCCGAAGAGGTCATCCTCCTGAACTCCCCCATTCATCGTGGACGCTTGTGTGGCCTGTGTGGTTCCCAAACAGGCGATAAGATCACTGACCTGGCTGGACCCAAAAAATGTCCCCTGCCTGAAAACTTGATGAGTGTTGCTTACGAGTTGAGGCAACCGGCTGGATGCAAGAGCGCTCAAACACCCGGAGAAAAAGAGGTTCTGCGTCGTATTCAAGACAAATGCATCAAAGAAGAATCGCATGCTGTTTTTGGACTCACCGATAGACGTCCCATGGCACCCATGTTCCAGCAGCACGTCCTATCAATGGGCATCCGCAGTGCCGAAACTGATTGTGAGCTCTCCCGCAACCGCATGATTCATCGTGGACGTAAGCGCTGTTTTTCAGTCGAGCCAGCCCTGAAGTGTTCACCTGGATGCCAGCCAGCTGAATTTGAAACTGTCAAGGTAGAGTTGAAATCTTAAAAATGTGATTACCATATCCCATTAAACTTGAGTATGTGTACGAATTCGTATGAATAGATGGGATTCCATTGCCTTCCAAGCGGACCGCTATCCGATCAGCTGAAGGAGGCCCTACCCATTCGTCCATTGGATGAGTTGGCCGGAATGGAGGTAACTAATATGGCTGTTTTGCGCGTGCCGTCGTCCTGCGCTCCCTCTAGTATCCGTGTGGAAGATAAAGAGCCTAAATCGCATCGTCGCCATTAAAATACTAAAGTGAACTGTTTGAACTGACTTAGACTACGGAATAATGGCTGGTTCACCCccatttattcttttatttcgagAAAAATAGTAATTATTTTAACGTGTATTGTAATTGGGGAAATCTATggaaatataataatatacaATGAAACGTTTTAACATGCGAAAATATTTTACCGAGAAAATTACAGTAGGTATGCTTTTCGTAATAATAACCTCTTCTAGGGTCTCTTCGTACAAATTtacttccatttttcaataagaTGATAAAACTGAACCACAGGTCTATCACCTCTCAGTTGGCAATTAGTCGTCAACTCAGAGAGCCTCTGTCTATCTAAGGTGGTGATTGAAAGAGACCTAGGACCCGCAATGAACCCCACGCTTTCGCCACCTTCTTCCGCACTCCGCATTCCCACTATTTAATGTGAACTACACACTAGTTAGGGTTTGTTGACAGTTGTTCGCTGCTGTCATCCTGGCAATGTTTGTTAAGATTTTTGCCATTTATTAAGTTATCCATAAATCATTACTTGCTATATAACTTCACGTAAAAGCAATGGCTCACTTATCAGCTGGTAAAGTAAACTTCAGCGCGCTTAGAGAGCTAGCCAGAAAggtattgttattattaacgTTCGAAATATGGGAACACACTGATGTACTTTGATATTGTTTGGGTCACAGGATCTTGTTAGCCTTTTGGAGAAATTTAATGGaacaaaggtaaaaatttctGCTTATTCAAGCTTCCAAGACAGTACAGTAAAATTTATCTGTTTGGGTTGCAATTGTGCTAGGCTATTTTTTGGGATGAAGAGCTGACGGGACCCATTGGGTTGGTGGCTGAATACAGCTTTCTAAAAGAACTCGATGTTGTCAAAATGTTCCAGCTAAAGCGGGGACGCATACCTTCTGTCTCTGTTAAAAATATATTGTTCATTACAAGACCTCAAATTGAACTTATGGATTGTATTGCAGATAATCTGCATTGGTATGATAAATTAAATCATAATTTCAGTTATTCTTAAGTCTTACATGTTCTAAATGCAGTGAAGAAAACCAAGGTCACTCTGCCACCAAGGAATATCAACTGATTTTTGTGTCCAGAAGATGTGCAGTGTGTGAACAGAGGCTGAAGGTTGGTCGTAATTCCTTTAAAATaataactaagaaaaaaaataaaacatacttcaaaattaaaaagtaAATGCATATTAATCATTAGGATAAAGGAGTTTATGGAACACTCACTTCAGTTGATGAATTACCCATTGATTTCTATCCACTAGACAGTGATGTAATTTCAATGGAACTTGATAGCATTTTCAAggtaaaaaacattttttttgagTATGAATCAACTTTTAAAAGGAATGCCATTTGGGAATTTGTTAACTCGCCCCCCAGGATTTGTATGTTGATAACGATACCAGCTCTTTGCACCAAATTGCTCGTGGACTGATGACCGTTCAAAGTCTCTATGGTATTTTCCCTAACATTGTCGGTAAAGGCCGCCATGTCCGTAACATATTCGAATTGATGACGCGAATGCGACGTGATATCGGAGTTGACTGCGATCCTCCCATGTCTCCGTTGTTTGACACCCTGATGATCATTGATCGGACAGTCGATTTGGTCACACCTGTTGTAACGCAGCTAACATACGAAGGTTTAATTGATGAATTTTATGGAATAAAACATAGTAAGCCTGCTTGTTTACGTTAATTGGGAAGTAAAATACTAATcttatttctgttttctgtTATTTACGTTCAGATACCGTCAAACTCCCAGGTGAAAAGTTTCAAGCGGGAGCCTCTGGAGGTCAGTCACCTCGCACAGATGACAGCACAGTTAAATCCATCGTTCTAAACTCAGCTGAAGAGCTTTACGCTGACCTAAGGTGACAATCTCTGAGAATTTTCTGTTAGTTTTATGCCTAATCACTGGTTACTATTTTAATAGAGACAAGAACTTCTCTGCCGTGGGCACCACCCTGAGTCGCAAAGCCAAAGCCATTTCAGCTCAGTATGAAGAAAGGCATGAAGCGAAAACAGTTAGCGAATTAAAGCAGTTCGTAGCAAAGTTACCACAGATGCAAGCTACCAAACAGTCACTTGCTTTACGTAATTGTTAAATAAGATATTTCTAACTATTAATCAAGTTAAGTagctcgaatttctttttagataCATCAATCGCTGAATTGGTTAAGGAAATCACAATTTCGGAAGCTTTTCAGGAAGCGCTTCAGGTCGAGCAAGACCTTCTCAATGGAATCGATACTGACAAAGTATGTCCTTACATTGAAGATTTTATTTGTAAGCAAGAACCTTTGACAAAGGTACGTAATACTTTAGCTATTGACTTAAATGCAACGtgctattttatttatttttaacaaaagGTTTTACGCCTAATTTGCCTGCAATCGGCGTCCAACAGTGGCTTGAAACCGCGTGTCCTAGAACActataaaagagaaataatcCATGCCTACGGATTTCAGCACATGATCACTCTTCATAATTTGGAGGCGTGTGGTCTCCTTCGGTTGCAACAAAGCAGTCGTCCTTTTACTGTAATAAGGAGGGCGCTGAATCTCACTGTGGACGATGTCAATGAAATAACACCGACTGATATCTCATACGTGCACTCCATTTATGCGCCGCTGAGCGTACGATTGGTTCAATGGGCAGCCAAGCCTGGATGGAAACAGATTTCCGATGTCCTAAATTTGATATCAGGACCTTTAGTTCAAGAAACTCAACCCATTTCCATGGATTTAAGAAGTTAGTAGTATTACATTCTTGATGAAATTATTAATGACTTTCTTATGTTTTTGGTTTTAGGAAATTCGAAGAATAGTATTCACAGTTCGattgaagaaacaaaagtcACGCTAGTCTTCTTCCTTGGTGGATGCACTTATGCCGAGATCTCTGCTCTACGTTTCTTGTCTAAAAGAGATGATGGTCAGTATTCTTCGTCGATCGCATGTGCTATTGATATACTGGTATtgctaattgttttttttttcttttttcagctcCTACAGACTATCTAATTGCCACCACAAATATCACAAATGGTGAGAATTTTCTAAATAGCTTGTCAGAAACTCTAAACAATTCTCTAGTCTGATACCGATAAAGTTGCACCGTTATTTTGTCTTTCGATAATCGATAAACATCAGGTAAAATGCgcgttatattttttttggagaaataGTGCATTCTGCGTTTATTCCATATTACTTGTTGATGGGTGttgagaaaatttttttatctctgGAAATTTTCCCATGCTCTCTTCCCATTGTTGACCATTAAACGTTTTAGTGAGGACTTCCGCAATTGTGCCTTCATCAATACAGTGAGGCATTAACCCTAAttataagagaaaaaagttttttttttttttttttttttttttttttttttagctatcaTCATGGTTGGTATAGAAGCCTCGTTATGTTTGAGTTTAAATAATTACCTATTCCGTCAGGGTTAGATCTCGGTACATAGAAGCTTTGGACACCACATGTCTTGCAAAactgaaatcaaatgaaacacAAGTTCGAGGTATGATGAGATGCTCTGAAATCGGGTTACccgtgaaataggactggagaaaaagaatttgtggATGGGATTGACATTTTTAACATTCTGAACGGTGCTGTTTCTCCCGCATAAATTGGATTGAAAAATTCTGGCCGTTTCTCTAGCAcagtttcagtcctatttcaccgccgaTCTGAAACGGTCTCAAATGAATCACCTGGTGCTTAGCTTGATGTGTGCCAAAAGTGTATGTCGTCAGATGGTTCTCTCCTTGGAGCAAAGTAAAATCGGTCGACGGAACGATGAAATGcctgttttgctttttcgtgCATATGCTACAGCTATTAACCAGACGAACCCATATGCATCAATGTACACAAAATGTAAAGAGAACATAAGTAAAATAACAATACTTGCAATCAAAGACAATTACGGTCGAGGGGGCTATTACTTTGAAACGAATTTGACCACAGTGGCAGCCTCCGTAATGAGTTACGTTGGTTAAACTCATTATACAGCagaaaacaatgaaacttTCTGTTTAAGTgtaattttttataaatattcTTATTCGATGTTGCGAGACTACGATTGCTAGTTGAAGGCCGCGAGCTTTTGTTGGCAGTCATTTTTTG is a genomic window containing:
- the LOC130692516 gene encoding vacuolar protein sorting-associated protein 33A-like, with translation MAHLSAGKVNFSALRELARKDLVSLLEKFNGTKAIFWDEELTGPIGLVAEYSFLKELDVVKMFQLKRGRIPSVSVKNILFITRPQIELMDCIADNLHCEENQGHSATKEYQLIFVSRRCAVCEQRLKDKGVYGTLTSVDELPIDFYPLDSDVISMELDSIFKDLYVDNDTSSLHQIARGLMTVQSLYGIFPNIVGKGRHVRNIFELMTRMRRDIGVDCDPPMSPLFDTLMIIDRTVDLVTPVVTQLTYEGLIDEFYGIKHNTVKLPGEKFQAGASGGQSPRTDDSTVKSIVLNSAEELYADLRDKNFSAVGTTLSRKAKAISAQYEERHEAKTVSELKQFVAKLPQMQATKQSLALHTSIAELVKEITISEAFQEALQVEQDLLNGIDTDKVCPYIEDFICKQEPLTKVLRLICLQSASNSGLKPRVLEHYKREIIHAYGFQHMITLHNLEACGLLRLQQSSRPFTVIRRALNLTVDDVNEITPTDISYVHSIYAPLSVRLVQWAAKPGWKQISDVLNLISGPLVQETQPISMDLRRNSKNSIHSSIEETKVTLVFFLGGCTYAEISALRFLSKRDDAPTDYLIATTNITNGENFLNSLSETLNNSLV
- the LOC130692311 gene encoding vitellogenin-like gives rise to the protein MVTKMRFFALFIVIAVSACAGKSVEGPRRAVVSISNDEINGKVIFEQASPKSPVKIRGTVYGLEPGMHGMHVHEGHQLGADCHQVGPHFNPTGKHHGGPRDPNRHVGDLGNIKAIPSGQVSRADISILSQVMSLYEDQPNSVLNRALVIHANADDLGRGNGPESLKTGNSGAHIACGLISLVDVDEQNIEIDEQLVSGHHQHGHHGHNHSQNVNTRSAESKPLKGLEDWSSFETIKPTKPHDGFELKTAVPTHNVWKVGRVYEYNYSGFLSTGMMGISPIISGGSISGRLTVEPVDHSTINIAFTNLSGKMFNEAVLEEFIKADPGTNVPLMDKEHLIKPIQMKIVNGKIEYVAISKSEPLWTVNFKRAVAAQLQLQLDGASGVFHKEEHGAYYAENTVYYTMEGCTSGECQTWYHISRIPKQQLVSNPQLLAVPELCEGFPVYEIVKNRDFDKCQNLPVFNYISTPGMQCDVTSGASCQNEWAHVDLVRILGCKINEETFIVQRIKTMDRLVTKPLAYETEALEGLTIQKIELVDIKNQKSDHTMMKMPADIQHYKSLTYAYDEEHATEGSRMSQPGLRDINTPLVMDVGNEKAIEEADRLLSEILRDIEGTEYYTDPSGKFVADKIEMMRKAISNLEYPELFAFVSKHLSKESDEWSPVSQVMLDALVIAGTNPSLMVVREWILKGRLQGEQAVLSISTLPATVKTPTKQLLINLIELMKSEVVASNRDLKFATALSVSRLVYQACVNSTTSTNLFPKMIMGEFCSVRDPLVTRQLVPWLNEQLKKANDDIERIAMMAALGNIGHEVILPSILPHISSCEPSSHFEAEWYERHRRSMRDDEEPMMKKEWRKKWLAYKKKHHNKDASVEELLDQFEEELRSEMEEEKAGKSHKKTHRPEHKKENKKDNKKSAKLSKKDEKKERKAAKKDEKEYEELEENIKMDEKEDKEAFKSAKKEEKDEFKSGKKDEKKEIKSMVKEEKQEMKKMKSEIKTEKSKEKEFELFNEFTDEEDVVTDFEEAVEEEEDSLSMEDVEDRAACNILRTKAIYALSTMAVNKEEIVSKILMPIYFNKAEETEIRLAALSLLFISNPPVAFWERVALSTWVEPNDQVSHYIYTTIASLVSNKDPKRRDITQRAEAVLPMMKPMRWTSFVSSNYLKAGYEEKSRLGYITKTVNFPGYESFIPSNHYNSLYLTFGPWFTRLFDVSINSKQPEKFLDKFLGKTFLRGKSDKDESLHTHPDLEKIQKELKIEARATGQPEIFIYVNFMDNYQRFLAITPLTIEKMAEKLIRSSVERSVKSESSFSVHKVLPMIDVFVRVPSAMGLAYSGIAQVRLFASVKTNIRTNVDFKSMKTLKAQTEGTIMPVFNLDICNKITLEMPFSHSYPTAGVHVEMIAAMPGRFSIIADMDKANIETTWEFLGSKLRLARHAVIPYTTIRKLGDYTPSLLLPETKPIMLLNKPLQTETSFGGQALGLNMLLTERGDVQALRAPNAYNQDWFGYLLFSALPSTLRYHETNLFLDQAKSETKIIKSSFSIAVKQGEDVNSELLEEEERENKGLMKKMKKVDERDVFEEFGRKERKFQELFSQMAEPVGYSLDMAVELVGSARPRVFGTSLSYGVGDYGRSHRGSLKVEKRFHSEMGENFVLCVDVDAKLPRPSVVRREEFLRDDISRTSSIKIGFGKSCTDDRKIIINAQMARSEDEIPSTIQSKMQERECAKQELFGRGVSEECLSTRRLASILNKGVMTIDYNEMPGFVRNVTTKASNLFRRWMGEHMSDNQVDVKNTANQIRIESVYYPIIGSMDLRVYKPESNTFYHGINIHPLAEAVLPFNPRLTAFRAVYGGPGLCMVDRDSVTTYDGLTYNTSIEGCDQLITKDCSGRYKMAVLAREEKNAKVVTVYLNREKIEINPAQKKAKINEVEHVFNDVSRVYQVRDVDQNIIALIRVTSDGFMEVDSPSHMIRVTASAEEVILLNSPIHRGRLCGLCGSQTGDKITDLAGPKKCPLPENLMSVAYELRQPAGCKSAQTPGEKEVLRRIQDKCIKEESHAVFGLTDRRPMAPMFQQHVLSMGIRSAETDCELSRNRMIHRGRKRCFSVEPALKCSPGCQPAEFETVKMGFHCLPSGPLSDQLKEALPIRPLDELAGMEVTNMAVLRVPSSCAPSSIRVEDKEPKSHRRH
- the LOC130693054 gene encoding centromere protein V-like, whose translation is MSLTNVTHYGGCHCGQIRFKVIAPSTVIVFDCNCSICTKKQNRHFIVPSTDFTLLQGENHLTTYTFGTHQAKHQFCKTCGVQSFYVPRSNPDGIGLMPHCIDEGTIAEVLTKTFNGQQWEESMGKFPEIKKFSQHPSTNKKRRAEISA